A stretch of Microbacterium sp. 4R-513 DNA encodes these proteins:
- a CDS encoding TrkH family potassium uptake protein codes for MATRPRRPAQRAGRRLRPARTVVAAFGIAVLAGTGLLMLPISSRTGEVADFFDALFTATSAVCVTGLTVVDTATFWSPFGQAVILLLIQIGGLGIMVSASTIGLVLARRLTVAGRLTAAAEANAVSFDDVRGLVRNIVLISFLIEACTAFVLFLRFAGAYGYPPGEAAWYALFHSVSSFNNAGFALFSDNLIGFASDPFICLPICAAIILGGLGFPVLMQLRREFRHPLRWTMNTRLVLSMSIVLLIAGTLYITILEWSNPRTLGGYDPAARILIGFFHSVQTRTAGFNSVDIGQMRDETWVGMDVLMFIGGGPAGTAGGIKVTTFAVLYFILLTELRGEASVHIFGKRLSRAVHRQAISVVLLAIAVVMAAVIALMLITGHPFDKVLFEAVSAFGTVGLTTGITYGLPPGAEVILVILMFIGRLGPLTIGSAFALRDRRVLYEYPEERPAIG; via the coding sequence CGACCCGCCCGCACCGTCGTCGCGGCCTTCGGCATCGCCGTCCTCGCCGGCACGGGCCTGCTCATGCTGCCGATCTCGAGTCGCACGGGCGAGGTCGCCGATTTCTTCGACGCGCTCTTCACAGCCACCTCCGCGGTCTGCGTCACGGGCCTGACCGTCGTCGACACCGCGACCTTCTGGTCGCCCTTCGGTCAGGCCGTCATCCTGCTGCTGATCCAGATCGGCGGCCTCGGGATCATGGTGTCGGCATCGACCATCGGGCTCGTCCTCGCGCGGCGGCTCACAGTCGCCGGCCGGCTCACCGCGGCCGCCGAGGCGAACGCGGTCAGCTTCGACGACGTGCGCGGGCTCGTCCGCAACATCGTGCTGATCTCATTCCTCATCGAGGCCTGCACGGCCTTCGTGCTCTTCCTGCGCTTCGCCGGGGCTTACGGCTACCCACCCGGCGAGGCCGCCTGGTACGCCCTCTTCCACTCCGTCTCATCGTTCAACAACGCCGGCTTCGCCCTCTTCAGCGACAACCTCATCGGCTTCGCCTCCGACCCGTTCATCTGCCTTCCCATCTGCGCCGCGATCATCCTCGGCGGGCTGGGCTTCCCGGTTCTCATGCAGCTGAGGCGCGAGTTCCGCCACCCCCTCCGATGGACCATGAACACGCGCCTGGTGCTGTCGATGTCGATCGTGCTCCTGATCGCCGGCACGCTCTACATCACGATCCTCGAGTGGTCGAACCCGCGCACGCTCGGCGGCTACGACCCGGCTGCCCGCATCCTCATCGGCTTCTTCCACTCCGTCCAGACGCGCACCGCCGGCTTCAACTCGGTCGACATCGGCCAGATGCGCGACGAGACCTGGGTCGGCATGGACGTCCTAATGTTCATCGGGGGCGGCCCCGCCGGCACGGCGGGCGGCATCAAGGTCACGACCTTCGCCGTGCTCTACTTCATCCTCCTGACCGAGCTCCGCGGCGAGGCATCCGTCCACATCTTCGGCAAGCGGCTCTCGCGCGCCGTACACCGGCAGGCGATCTCGGTCGTGCTGCTCGCGATCGCCGTCGTCATGGCGGCGGTCATCGCGCTCATGCTGATCACGGGGCATCCGTTCGACAAGGTGCTCTTCGAGGCGGTCTCCGCGTTCGGCACCGTCGGACTCACGACCGGCATCACCTACGGCCTGCCCCCCGGGGCCGAGGTCATCCTGGTGATCCTCATGTTCATCGGGCGGCTCGGACCGCTCACGATCGGCTCGGCCTTCGCGCTCCGCGATCGCCGCGTGCTCTACGAATACCCCGAGGAAAGGCCCGCCATTGGCTAG
- a CDS encoding glutaredoxin family protein, which produces MTTLTLISKPDCHLCDVAREIVESVISDLPEGRVEVDEKSILDDPALYELWWEKIPVVLIDGTVHAHWRVSPDRLRAALGAATA; this is translated from the coding sequence GTGACGACTCTCACCCTCATCTCGAAGCCCGACTGCCACTTGTGCGACGTCGCGCGCGAGATCGTCGAGTCCGTCATCTCGGACCTTCCGGAGGGCCGCGTCGAGGTCGACGAGAAGTCGATCCTGGACGATCCCGCGCTCTACGAGCTGTGGTGGGAGAAGATCCCCGTCGTCCTCATCGACGGCACGGTGCACGCCCACTGGCGTGTCTCTCCCGACCGGCTTCGGGCCGCGCTCGGGGCCGCCACGGCCTGA
- a CDS encoding DUF6264 family protein yields MTTPPPSAPPPYGQPAPGQPAPGQTGYPGFAQPPAYTGRPPAYPAYGAPAPGRKPRQPVQVWDVVLTIVLLVALVVYTALASFAGLFLVMASDPCGVRDCSTELITTGWLIGTLVPWAVLLGAAIWAIVFMVKRKLAFYIPLLGAVGVTLVLVLAFFVTAAGVPTN; encoded by the coding sequence GTGACCACACCTCCGCCGTCCGCCCCGCCCCCGTACGGTCAGCCCGCGCCGGGACAGCCCGCGCCCGGACAGACCGGCTACCCCGGCTTCGCGCAGCCGCCGGCGTACACCGGCCGCCCACCGGCCTACCCCGCCTACGGTGCGCCCGCTCCCGGCCGCAAGCCCCGCCAGCCGGTGCAGGTGTGGGACGTCGTGCTGACGATCGTGCTGCTGGTGGCCCTCGTCGTGTACACGGCGCTCGCGTCCTTCGCCGGGCTCTTCCTCGTGATGGCGTCCGATCCCTGCGGCGTGCGCGACTGCAGCACCGAGCTCATCACGACCGGCTGGCTCATCGGCACGCTCGTGCCGTGGGCCGTGCTTCTCGGCGCGGCCATCTGGGCCATCGTCTTCATGGTCAAGCGGAAGCTCGCCTTCTACATCCCGCTCCTCGGCGCGGTCGGCGTCACCCTCGTGCTCGTCCTGGCCTTCTTCGTCACGGCGGCGGGCGTGCCCACGAACTGA
- a CDS encoding metalloregulator ArsR/SmtB family transcription factor: protein MADIFDVIADGTRREILQLLLSRSADGERGTSVSHIVHELGVSQPTVSKHLKVLREASLVSVREEGQHRYYSLSPAPLDEVDDWLVPFLIDDEEEEEYDAGAPVLTESAAHAAEVVGRAAASAKHAFENALKKLPGR from the coding sequence ATGGCGGACATCTTCGACGTGATCGCAGACGGCACACGGCGCGAGATCCTGCAGCTCCTGCTGTCCCGGTCCGCCGATGGGGAGCGGGGCACGAGCGTCTCCCACATCGTGCACGAGCTCGGCGTCAGCCAGCCCACGGTGTCGAAGCACCTCAAGGTGCTGCGCGAGGCATCCCTCGTCTCGGTTCGCGAAGAAGGACAGCACCGGTACTACAGCCTGTCGCCGGCCCCGCTCGACGAGGTCGACGACTGGCTCGTCCCGTTCCTCATCGACGATGAGGAAGAAGAGGAGTACGACGCCGGCGCTCCGGTGCTCACGGAGTCGGCGGCGCATGCGGCCGAGGTCGTCGGGCGCGCCGCAGCGTCTGCCAAGCACGCCTTCGAGAACGCGCTGAAGAAGCTGCCTGGCCGCTGA
- a CDS encoding TrkA family potassium uptake protein: MARFALFGDTSRRIAEADSVAVIGLGRFGSALALELMASGTEVLGIDRDDELVQAHNGQLTQVVRADSTKEEALRQLAVDEFDRVVVAIGADVQASILTASILLGMKIPVIWAKAVTEQHGKILEQLGVTHVIYPEKDMGRRVAHLVRGAAIDYLEIEPGYSLAKIAPPAEILGIPLGRTTLRQKHGITVTAFRPAEGEWQNADNETVLGEGSTVIIVGPTDRVEGFAQLR; this comes from the coding sequence TTGGCTAGATTCGCACTCTTCGGCGACACGTCCCGCCGCATCGCCGAGGCCGATTCGGTGGCCGTCATCGGCTTGGGGCGCTTCGGCAGCGCTCTCGCCCTCGAACTCATGGCCTCGGGCACCGAGGTGCTCGGCATCGACCGTGACGACGAGCTCGTCCAGGCGCACAACGGCCAGCTCACGCAGGTCGTGCGTGCCGACTCCACGAAGGAGGAGGCGCTGCGCCAGCTGGCCGTCGACGAGTTCGACCGCGTGGTGGTGGCGATCGGCGCCGACGTGCAGGCATCGATCCTGACCGCGTCGATCCTCCTCGGCATGAAGATCCCGGTGATCTGGGCCAAGGCCGTCACCGAGCAGCACGGCAAGATCCTCGAGCAGCTCGGTGTCACCCACGTCATCTATCCCGAGAAGGACATGGGCCGGCGGGTCGCCCACCTCGTGCGGGGTGCCGCGATCGACTATCTCGAGATCGAGCCCGGGTATTCACTGGCCAAGATCGCCCCGCCCGCCGAGATCCTCGGGATCCCCCTCGGACGGACGACCCTCCGGCAGAAGCACGGCATCACCGTCACGGCGTTCCGCCCGGCGGAGGGGGAGTGGCAGAACGCCGACAACGAGACGGTGCTGGGCGAGGGATCCACCGTCATCATCGTCGGCCCGACCGACCGCGTGGAAGGCTTCGCGCAGCTGCGGTAG
- a CDS encoding histidine phosphatase family protein, whose translation MPADRLHLVRHGEVDNPRRVLYGRLPGYGLSADGRRMAQQAADYVGRLSRPVTGLVSSPLQRTRESAEPFQAKFELEPAIDDRVIEPTNIFEGRRMDRALLNPWNWRHLSQPAIPSWGEPYVKVIARMDSAMRDAWSSVEEGDIVIVSHQLPIWVTHLAVAGLPARHDPRRRRCALSSVTSFELRDDRWVEVGYAAPASTAGAVDVGAV comes from the coding sequence GTGCCCGCCGATCGCCTCCATCTCGTGCGTCACGGGGAGGTCGACAACCCCCGCCGTGTGCTCTACGGCCGCCTTCCCGGCTACGGTCTGAGCGCGGACGGGCGCCGCATGGCGCAGCAGGCCGCCGACTACGTCGGCCGTCTCTCGCGCCCGGTGACCGGCCTCGTCTCGTCGCCGCTGCAGCGCACCCGGGAATCGGCCGAGCCGTTCCAGGCGAAGTTCGAGCTCGAGCCGGCGATCGACGACCGCGTCATCGAGCCGACCAACATCTTCGAGGGGCGCCGCATGGACCGGGCGCTCCTCAACCCCTGGAACTGGCGCCACCTCTCGCAGCCGGCGATCCCCAGCTGGGGCGAGCCGTACGTCAAGGTCATCGCGCGCATGGACTCCGCGATGAGGGATGCCTGGTCCTCGGTCGAAGAGGGCGACATCGTCATCGTGTCCCACCAGCTGCCGATCTGGGTCACGCACCTCGCTGTGGCCGGTCTGCCGGCGCGGCACGACCCGCGCCGTCGGCGGTGCGCGCTCTCGAGCGTCACGAGCTTCGAGCTGCGCGACGACCGCTGGGTCGAGGTGGGGTACGCCGCGCCCGCGTCGACCGCGGGCGCCGTGGATGTGGGCGCCGTCTGA
- a CDS encoding tyrosine-protein phosphatase — MTTIDGLHNFRDTGGIALRRGGETRPGVLYRSDALGALTPDGVTALAETPIGVVVDFRTPEERQLAPDRLPADRPVQLIELPLLEGALGRLAGDAVQAAAGTTDASALTAAMENLPTLGDLYLGMLQHGASTFAAAARLVAASRDDEPTAVLVHCTAGKDRTGVATAVVLLAAGAACSAVVADYASSADNLAGAWAEGMFAMLTQFGIPLTPPLQTLVAGSPAPELERALDWLDAERGGAAAYLRSGGLSEDELAALERRIAG, encoded by the coding sequence GTGACGACGATCGACGGCCTGCACAACTTCCGCGACACGGGCGGTATTGCGCTGCGCCGCGGCGGCGAGACCCGACCTGGCGTCCTCTACCGCTCCGACGCGCTCGGCGCCCTGACGCCGGACGGCGTGACCGCGCTTGCAGAGACGCCGATCGGGGTCGTCGTCGACTTCCGCACGCCGGAGGAGCGACAGCTGGCGCCCGACCGTCTTCCCGCGGACCGTCCCGTGCAGCTCATCGAGCTGCCCCTCCTCGAGGGCGCCCTCGGCCGGCTGGCGGGCGACGCCGTTCAGGCGGCGGCCGGGACGACGGATGCCTCGGCCCTCACAGCCGCGATGGAGAATCTCCCGACCCTCGGCGACCTGTACCTCGGGATGCTGCAGCACGGCGCCTCGACCTTCGCCGCAGCCGCCCGGCTCGTCGCGGCAAGCCGCGATGACGAGCCGACCGCCGTGCTCGTGCACTGCACGGCGGGGAAGGACCGCACCGGGGTCGCGACCGCAGTGGTCCTGCTCGCCGCGGGGGCCGCGTGCTCGGCCGTCGTCGCGGACTACGCCTCTTCGGCAGACAACCTCGCCGGCGCGTGGGCGGAGGGGATGTTCGCGATGCTGACGCAGTTCGGCATCCCGCTCACGCCGCCCCTGCAGACCCTCGTCGCCGGGTCACCGGCCCCCGAGCTGGAGCGCGCACTCGACTGGCTCGACGCCGAGCGCGGCGGCGCCGCGGCCTACCTGCGGTCGGGGGGACTCAGCGAGGACGAGCTCGCGGCGCTCGAGCGCCGGATCGCGGGCTGA
- a CDS encoding TrkA family potassium uptake protein, translating into MVEQIRGDAPVLVIGLGRFGAACAGELDRLDREVLAIDESLELVQKWSERVTHTVQADAKNIDALKQIGAQDFQVAVVAVGSSIEASVLITANLVDLKVPQIWAKAVSQSHGKILARVGANHVIYPEREAGERVAHLVSGRMLDFIRFDDDFVLAKMYPPKFIRGVGLNESGVRTKYHVTVVGVKSPGKPFRYAEANTVVTNHDLIIVSGTNSDIERFAALDR; encoded by the coding sequence TTGGTTGAGCAGATCCGCGGCGACGCACCCGTCCTGGTCATCGGACTCGGGCGCTTCGGCGCCGCGTGCGCGGGCGAGCTCGACCGGCTGGACCGCGAGGTGCTCGCGATCGACGAGAGCCTCGAGCTCGTGCAGAAGTGGTCGGAGCGCGTCACCCACACCGTGCAGGCAGACGCGAAGAACATCGACGCGCTGAAGCAGATCGGCGCGCAGGACTTCCAGGTCGCCGTCGTCGCCGTCGGGTCGTCGATCGAGGCATCCGTCCTCATCACCGCCAACCTCGTCGACCTCAAGGTGCCGCAGATCTGGGCGAAGGCCGTCTCGCAGTCGCACGGCAAGATCCTCGCGCGCGTCGGCGCGAACCACGTCATCTATCCCGAGCGTGAGGCCGGCGAGCGCGTCGCGCACCTCGTCAGCGGACGGATGCTCGACTTCATCCGCTTCGACGACGACTTCGTGCTCGCCAAGATGTACCCGCCGAAGTTCATCCGCGGCGTCGGCCTCAACGAGTCGGGCGTGCGCACGAAGTACCACGTGACCGTCGTCGGCGTGAAGAGCCCCGGCAAGCCGTTCCGGTACGCGGAGGCGAACACGGTCGTGACGAACCACGACCTCATCATCGTGTCCGGCACCAACAGCGACATCGAGCGCTTCGCGGCCCTCGACCGCTAG
- a CDS encoding DedA family protein, whose product MATATDGSWLTALVDWSVSLMEVVGPAGAGLAIALENVFPPLPSEVILPMAGLTASRGSFTLFEALFWTTLGSIVGAFALYGLGRWLGADRLRRAAAHIPLMHAEDIDRTIGWFDRHGGKAVFFGRMIPIFRSLISIPAGVTRMPLWKFGLLTASGSLIWNSIFVFAGFFLGEQWHVVEMYADILQYVVIAAVGIAVGWFVWVRTRALVRHRREGRGDASTATGDQG is encoded by the coding sequence ATGGCGACGGCAACCGATGGCTCCTGGCTCACCGCGCTCGTGGACTGGTCTGTCTCGCTCATGGAGGTCGTCGGCCCGGCAGGTGCGGGCCTCGCGATCGCCCTCGAGAACGTCTTCCCGCCGCTGCCGAGCGAGGTCATCCTCCCCATGGCCGGGCTCACCGCGAGCCGGGGAAGCTTCACCCTCTTCGAGGCGCTCTTCTGGACGACCCTCGGCTCGATCGTCGGCGCCTTCGCCCTCTACGGGCTGGGGCGGTGGCTCGGCGCGGATCGCCTGCGCCGCGCGGCGGCGCACATTCCTCTCATGCACGCGGAGGACATCGACCGCACGATCGGTTGGTTCGATCGCCACGGCGGCAAGGCCGTCTTCTTCGGCCGAATGATCCCGATCTTCCGCAGCCTGATCTCGATCCCGGCGGGCGTGACGCGCATGCCGCTGTGGAAGTTCGGTCTGCTGACCGCCTCGGGCAGCTTGATCTGGAACAGCATCTTCGTCTTCGCGGGCTTCTTCCTCGGCGAGCAGTGGCACGTCGTGGAGATGTACGCGGACATCCTGCAGTACGTCGTGATCGCGGCTGTCGGCATCGCTGTCGGGTGGTTCGTCTGGGTGCGCACACGGGCGCTCGTCCGCCACCGGCGCGAGGGGCGGGGGGATGCCTCGACCGCCACGGGTGATCAGGGCTGA
- the aspS gene encoding aspartate--tRNA(Asn) ligase — translation MSERVLVEQLQSLADGPVVVSGWVETVRDQKKVQFVILRDETGAVQLVNPATRPVDPSTGSATDAPQDAAALALTDTISNLSTGTFLTVRGDLKHDERVKLGGVEIKIGTLDIAAAALPETPIAADSGLDKRMDWRFLDLRQRRNNLIFRVQTTLEHAFRSYWIERDYIEVHSPKLMASASESNAELFEVPYFEEKTAYLAQSPQFFKQMAQVAGFGKIFEIAPAFRADPSFTSRHATEFTSVDAEISWIDSHEDVATMQEELLQSAFQAVKDKHGAEIEELFGVEVQVPAIPFPRIPLAEAREIVKSRGYDIPRTDGDLDPEGERQISAHVEETYGHQFVFITDYHPEIRAFYHMRDEETGLTKSYDLLFKGVEITTGAQREHRVDVLIEQAKEKGLGAEHLDFYFDFFRYGAPPHGGFGMGLARVLMLLLGQDSIREVTYLFRGPTRLAP, via the coding sequence GTGAGTGAACGCGTCCTGGTGGAACAGCTGCAGTCCCTGGCCGACGGTCCCGTCGTCGTCTCCGGGTGGGTCGAGACGGTCCGCGACCAGAAGAAGGTGCAGTTCGTCATCCTTCGGGACGAGACGGGCGCCGTCCAGCTCGTGAACCCCGCGACGCGTCCGGTCGACCCTTCGACCGGCTCAGCGACCGACGCTCCGCAGGATGCCGCGGCCCTCGCGCTCACCGACACCATCTCGAACCTCTCCACCGGCACGTTCCTGACGGTGCGCGGCGACCTCAAGCACGACGAGCGCGTCAAGCTCGGCGGCGTCGAGATCAAGATCGGCACGCTCGACATCGCGGCCGCCGCGCTTCCCGAGACCCCGATCGCGGCCGACTCGGGTCTCGACAAGCGCATGGACTGGCGCTTCCTCGACCTGCGCCAGCGGCGCAACAACCTCATCTTCCGCGTGCAGACGACGCTCGAGCACGCGTTCCGCTCGTACTGGATCGAGCGCGACTACATCGAGGTGCACTCCCCCAAGCTCATGGCGTCGGCGTCCGAATCGAACGCGGAGCTCTTCGAGGTGCCCTACTTCGAGGAGAAGACCGCGTATCTCGCGCAGTCGCCGCAGTTCTTCAAGCAGATGGCGCAGGTCGCCGGCTTCGGCAAGATCTTCGAGATCGCGCCGGCCTTCCGCGCCGACCCCTCGTTCACGAGCCGCCACGCGACGGAGTTCACGAGCGTCGACGCCGAGATCAGCTGGATCGACTCGCACGAGGACGTCGCGACGATGCAGGAGGAGCTCCTGCAGTCGGCCTTCCAGGCGGTCAAGGACAAGCACGGCGCCGAGATCGAAGAGCTCTTCGGTGTCGAGGTGCAGGTTCCCGCGATCCCGTTCCCGCGCATCCCGCTCGCCGAGGCCCGCGAGATCGTCAAGAGCCGCGGCTACGACATCCCGCGCACCGACGGCGACCTCGACCCGGAGGGCGAGCGCCAGATCTCGGCGCACGTCGAAGAGACGTACGGGCACCAGTTCGTGTTCATCACCGACTACCACCCCGAGATCCGCGCGTTCTACCACATGCGCGACGAGGAGACGGGGCTCACCAAGAGCTACGACCTCCTCTTCAAGGGCGTCGAGATCACGACGGGCGCCCAGCGCGAGCACCGCGTCGACGTGCTCATCGAGCAGGCCAAGGAGAAGGGGCTCGGAGCCGAGCACCTCGACTTCTACTTCGACTTCTTCCGGTACGGCGCCCCGCCCCACGGCGGGTTCGGCATGGGGCTCGCGCGCGTGCTCATGCTGCTGCTCGGGCAGGACTCGATCCGCGAGGTCACCTATCTGTTCCGAGGGCCCACCCGCCTCGCCCCCTGA
- a CDS encoding potassium transporter TrkG, with amino-acid sequence MTADPVSPFSRTGLRRFLSRFWDDLRSLTTSSPARFAVLVFAILILAFTALLSVPAATATGQRAPLADALFTAVSTICVTGLSTVDMGTYWSPFGQVVIFIGVNVGALGVLTLASILGLIISKRLGLRAKLIAAGDTNPMRAHGGPVNEGQTVRLGEVGVLLRTVALSTLVIEAGLAVLLYPSILLAGVHPLVALWEAPYYAAMAFTNTGFTPNPGGLEPFATDYFFLTVMMAGVFLGSIGFPVIYTLWRNQWHVRQWTLHAKLTLITTVLLFFVGAGAFLALEFDNPATFGRMDAWDTVFQSFFLSAMTRSGGFSVVDIGNLNGSSLIVGSMLMFVGGGSASTAGGIKVTTLAVLALAVWSEAKGRQSVQAFGRRIPSDVQRVALSVVAWGATIVALSTIVISHITKAHVEDVLFDVISGFATVGLSTGLTASLPDPGIYVMALTMFMGRVGTVTLAAAVAATSRSQLYSLPVERPIVG; translated from the coding sequence ATGACGGCCGATCCCGTCAGTCCGTTCTCGCGCACCGGACTCCGCCGGTTCCTGAGCCGCTTCTGGGACGACCTGCGATCGCTCACGACATCGTCCCCCGCACGCTTCGCGGTCCTGGTCTTCGCGATCCTCATCCTGGCCTTCACGGCACTGCTCTCAGTGCCTGCGGCGACGGCCACAGGTCAGCGCGCGCCTCTCGCCGACGCCCTCTTCACGGCGGTCTCGACCATCTGCGTCACGGGCCTCTCGACCGTCGACATGGGCACCTACTGGTCGCCGTTCGGACAGGTCGTCATCTTCATCGGCGTCAACGTCGGCGCCCTGGGCGTCCTGACCCTGGCGTCGATCCTGGGCCTCATCATCTCCAAGAGGCTGGGGCTGCGCGCCAAGCTCATCGCGGCGGGCGACACGAACCCCATGCGGGCGCACGGCGGACCCGTGAACGAGGGGCAGACCGTACGGCTCGGCGAAGTCGGTGTGCTGCTGCGCACCGTCGCACTCTCGACGCTCGTGATCGAGGCGGGGCTCGCCGTCCTCCTCTACCCGTCGATCCTGCTTGCCGGCGTGCACCCGCTCGTGGCGCTGTGGGAGGCGCCGTACTACGCGGCGATGGCCTTCACGAACACGGGCTTCACGCCGAACCCGGGCGGCCTCGAACCCTTCGCGACCGACTACTTCTTCCTCACCGTGATGATGGCCGGCGTCTTCCTCGGGTCGATCGGCTTCCCCGTCATCTACACGCTGTGGCGCAACCAGTGGCACGTACGCCAATGGACCCTGCACGCCAAGCTCACGCTCATCACGACGGTGCTGCTCTTCTTCGTCGGGGCCGGCGCCTTCCTGGCGCTCGAGTTCGACAACCCCGCCACCTTCGGCCGCATGGATGCCTGGGACACGGTCTTCCAGTCCTTCTTCCTCTCGGCGATGACTCGTTCCGGCGGCTTCTCGGTCGTCGACATCGGCAACCTCAACGGGTCGTCGCTCATCGTCGGGTCGATGCTCATGTTCGTCGGCGGCGGCTCGGCGTCCACGGCGGGCGGCATCAAGGTCACGACGCTCGCCGTCCTCGCTCTCGCCGTGTGGTCGGAGGCGAAGGGCCGGCAGTCGGTGCAGGCCTTCGGCCGCCGCATCCCGAGCGATGTCCAGCGCGTCGCCCTCTCGGTCGTTGCGTGGGGCGCGACCATCGTCGCCCTCTCGACGATCGTGATCTCGCACATCACGAAGGCCCACGTCGAGGACGTGCTCTTCGACGTGATCTCGGGGTTCGCGACGGTCGGCCTGTCGACCGGGCTCACGGCGTCGCTCCCCGACCCCGGCATCTACGTCATGGCGCTGACGATGTTCATGGGACGCGTTGGTACAGTGACTCTCGCCGCGGCCGTGGCCGCGACATCCCGTTCGCAGCTGTACTCGCTGCCGGTGGAAAGGCCGATCGTTGGTTGA
- a CDS encoding rhodanese-like domain-containing protein produces MQSITVHELRQRTDVPLIDVREPYEFETGHVPGAVNLPMSTLGAHLDELPEGAFDVICQVGGRSARVVEALEARGYDATNVEGGTGEWAAAGYPIER; encoded by the coding sequence ATGCAGTCCATCACGGTCCACGAACTGCGTCAGCGCACCGACGTGCCGCTCATCGACGTCCGCGAGCCGTACGAGTTCGAGACGGGGCACGTCCCGGGCGCCGTGAACCTCCCCATGTCGACGCTCGGCGCTCACCTCGATGAGCTCCCCGAGGGCGCCTTCGACGTCATCTGCCAGGTCGGCGGCCGCTCGGCGCGGGTCGTCGAGGCTCTTGAGGCACGCGGCTACGACGCCACCAATGTCGAGGGCGGCACGGGGGAGTGGGCTGCGGCCGGCTATCCGATCGAGCGCTGA
- a CDS encoding helix-turn-helix domain-containing protein translates to MAELPDVRFLTVAEVAELMRVSKMTVYRLVHAGELPAVRFGRSYRVPESAVTEALQRPVADVG, encoded by the coding sequence ATGGCCGAGCTGCCCGACGTCCGCTTTCTCACCGTCGCCGAGGTCGCCGAACTCATGCGCGTCTCGAAGATGACGGTGTATCGGCTCGTGCACGCCGGCGAGCTCCCGGCGGTGCGGTTCGGCCGCAGCTATCGCGTGCCCGAATCGGCGGTCACCGAGGCCCTGCAACGGCCGGTCGCCGACGTCGGCTAG
- a CDS encoding AURKAIP1/COX24 domain-containing protein, translating into MGSVIKKRRKRMAKKKHRKLLRKTRHQRRNKK; encoded by the coding sequence GTGGGTTCTGTCATCAAGAAGCGCCGCAAGCGCATGGCGAAGAAGAAGCACCGCAAGCTGCTTCGCAAGACTCGCCACCAGCGCCGCAACAAGAAGTAA
- a CDS encoding TlpA disulfide reductase family protein, with the protein MRIAGKNRMLRAAASVIAAGALVAGLAACSADPLAEQYRAGDNKGFIAGDSRVVEIEPADRGEPVDFSGSTEAGETVTSADYEGGVLVVNFWYAACGPCRAEAPLLEEAAASFQGQDVAFLGVNTSDSAEAAAAFAQNYDVTYPSLIAAEDGAIKLAFAERTPINATPTTLVLDKQGRVAARIIGQLLDASILETLVRETLEES; encoded by the coding sequence ATGCGGATCGCCGGGAAGAACCGGATGCTGCGGGCCGCGGCATCCGTCATCGCCGCGGGAGCCCTCGTCGCAGGGCTCGCCGCATGCAGCGCCGACCCTCTGGCGGAGCAGTACCGCGCGGGCGACAACAAGGGGTTCATCGCCGGGGACTCGCGGGTCGTCGAGATCGAGCCCGCGGACCGGGGCGAGCCTGTCGACTTCAGCGGCTCGACCGAGGCGGGCGAAACCGTGACCAGCGCAGACTACGAGGGCGGCGTGCTCGTCGTGAACTTCTGGTACGCCGCGTGCGGTCCGTGCCGGGCCGAAGCGCCGCTGCTCGAAGAGGCCGCTGCGTCGTTCCAGGGCCAGGATGTCGCCTTCCTCGGCGTCAACACGAGCGACTCGGCCGAAGCCGCCGCCGCCTTCGCGCAGAACTACGACGTCACCTACCCGAGTCTCATCGCGGCCGAGGACGGCGCCATCAAGCTCGCCTTCGCGGAGCGCACGCCCATCAACGCGACGCCCACGACGCTCGTGCTCGACAAGCAGGGCCGCGTCGCGGCGCGGATCATCGGACAGCTGCTGGATGCCTCGATCCTCGAGACCCTCGTGCGCGAGACGCTGGAGGAGTCGTGA